One window of the Bartonella bacilliformis KC583 genome contains the following:
- the thiC gene encoding phosphomethylpyrimidine synthase ThiC, whose protein sequence is MQKHTPSVSCSPFPSSHKFYQQSLLFPNVRVPLRKILLTDGSGESPFNVYDTSGPYTDENVIIDITKGLPAIRIPWLSERADTESYPARLVKPEDNGFTHGKDLTPVFEKKRPILRSKNGKSITQMTYARAGIITAEMEYVAIRENEGLIEKNKQHTTSSKAFDASIPEVYTAEFVRNEIACGRAIIPQNINHPECEPMIIGRNFRVKINANIGNSAVTSSMAEEVEKMVWAIRWGADTVMDLSTGRNIHNIREWIIRNSPVPIGTVPIYQALEKVHGIAENLTWDIFRDTLIEQAEQGVDYFTIHAGLKLAFIPLTIDRTTGIVSRGGSIIAKWCLHHHKENFLYEHFDEICDIAHTYDVSLSLGDGLRPGSIADANDEAQFAELKTLGELTQIAWEKNVQTMIEGPGHVPMHKIKENMDQQLALCNEAPFYTLGPLTTDIAPGYDHITSAIGAAMIGWFGTAMLCYVTPKEHLGLPDKNDVKTGVITYKIAAHAADLAKGLPRAQLRDNTLSRARFDFRWHDQFNLSLDPDTARAFHDETMPKEAHKLAHFCSMCGPKFCSMRISHDIRDAVAIKKTRDEGMAAMAEKYQQNGDLYMKVMPSIKETVDD, encoded by the coding sequence GTGCAAAAACATACTCCATCAGTTAGTTGTAGCCCTTTTCCTTCTTCGCACAAATTTTATCAACAAAGCCTTCTCTTTCCTAACGTGCGCGTGCCATTACGTAAAATTTTATTGACAGATGGCAGCGGCGAGAGTCCTTTCAACGTCTATGACACTTCAGGTCCTTACACCGATGAAAATGTGATCATTGATATCACGAAAGGATTGCCTGCAATCAGGATACCTTGGCTATCTGAGCGTGCTGATACTGAATCTTACCCTGCTCGATTAGTTAAACCTGAAGATAATGGCTTTACCCATGGTAAAGACCTGACACCAGTCTTTGAAAAAAAACGACCTATTTTGCGTTCAAAAAATGGTAAATCCATTACACAGATGACCTATGCACGGGCAGGTATTATCACTGCAGAAATGGAATATGTTGCAATACGTGAAAATGAAGGTCTGATAGAAAAAAACAAACAGCACACGACATCAAGTAAAGCATTTGATGCATCAATACCGGAAGTCTATACAGCAGAATTTGTTCGCAATGAAATTGCCTGCGGGCGAGCCATTATCCCGCAGAATATCAATCATCCAGAATGCGAACCCATGATTATTGGGCGTAACTTTCGTGTTAAAATTAATGCTAATATTGGAAATTCAGCAGTCACTTCATCCATGGCAGAAGAAGTAGAAAAAATGGTTTGGGCTATTCGCTGGGGAGCCGATACCGTTATGGATCTTTCAACGGGCCGTAATATTCATAATATTCGTGAGTGGATTATTCGAAACTCTCCAGTTCCTATAGGAACTGTTCCAATTTATCAAGCACTTGAAAAAGTACATGGTATTGCTGAAAACCTAACATGGGATATCTTTCGCGATACTCTTATTGAACAAGCAGAACAGGGCGTCGATTATTTCACTATTCATGCAGGATTAAAATTAGCTTTCATTCCTCTAACTATTGATCGCACAACAGGTATTGTTTCGCGAGGTGGTTCAATTATAGCCAAATGGTGCTTGCATCACCACAAAGAGAATTTTCTCTATGAGCATTTTGATGAAATTTGTGATATTGCACACACATATGATGTATCTCTTTCATTAGGTGATGGATTGCGTCCTGGATCTATTGCTGATGCAAATGATGAAGCTCAATTTGCGGAGCTCAAAACTTTAGGTGAACTAACCCAAATTGCATGGGAAAAAAATGTACAGACCATGATTGAAGGACCTGGTCATGTTCCAATGCATAAAATTAAAGAAAATATGGATCAACAATTAGCTCTCTGTAATGAGGCACCCTTCTATACTTTAGGCCCCCTTACAACTGATATTGCACCTGGATATGACCATATCACATCAGCCATTGGTGCGGCCATGATTGGTTGGTTTGGAACAGCAATGCTCTGTTATGTAACACCTAAAGAACACTTAGGTCTACCAGACAAAAATGATGTCAAAACTGGTGTCATCACTTATAAAATTGCTGCCCACGCTGCTGACCTTGCCAAAGGCCTACCCAGAGCACAATTGCGCGATAACACTCTTTCACGCGCACGATTTGATTTTCGATGGCATGATCAATTCAACCTTTCTCTTGATCCAGATACAGCCCGCGCCTTTCATGATGAGACAATGCCTAAAGAAGCTCATAAATTAGCGCATTTTTGTTCTATGTGTGGGCCTAAATTTTGCTCAATGCGTATTTCCCACGATATCCGTGATGCAGTGGCAATAAAAAAAACAAGAGACGAAGGCATGGCTGCTATGGCCGAAAAGTATCAACAAAATGGTGATCTCTATATGAAAGTCATGCCTTCTATAAAAGAAACAGTAGACGATTGA
- a CDS encoding porin, with the protein MNIKTLLLCSTVAFIGISGAHAAPDIVEKPKSIKYLRACDAYGAGYFYIPGTETCMKLSGYVRASFKGGHDVDAKTNADLDQHKKTYDVSSRLALIFQAASETELGTLRSYARLTSDWVNGKSGAGGRLNAAYIRLGGFSVGLDDTIFSTWTSYGEVINDDLIAPAGNVRTNFVSYTFASNTGFAAIIGAELGNASDPIGPDKKYYYIDKSDQVSIVADNDLLSKQTKDYIPHILLGAQFVQGWGGVSTITVYDSHYKKWANKTRLDFKVNDDINVWVTGGYKTNVDYYTADEQNVLSRENTTIYAGWGGKWAAWTGVTYQITPEAKLNTQISYSAVKTFSASANIVYTLVPGFTITPEVSYIAWKDDRTFKGQQDSAQRNSTPNYTHALNGKNALQTMIRLQRSF; encoded by the coding sequence ATGAATATTAAAACCTTGCTTTTATGCTCTACAGTGGCTTTTATAGGAATTTCTGGAGCACACGCGGCCCCAGATATTGTTGAAAAGCCAAAATCTATAAAATATCTTCGTGCTTGCGATGCATATGGTGCAGGGTATTTTTATATCCCTGGAACAGAAACATGTATGAAATTATCGGGTTATGTTCGCGCCTCTTTTAAAGGAGGGCATGATGTTGATGCAAAGACTAATGCCGATTTAGATCAACATAAAAAAACTTACGATGTAAGCTCACGTTTAGCTCTTATTTTTCAAGCTGCTTCTGAAACTGAATTAGGGACACTTCGTTCTTATGCAAGACTTACCTCAGATTGGGTAAATGGAAAAAGCGGAGCTGGTGGAAGACTTAATGCTGCCTATATTAGACTTGGTGGTTTTAGTGTAGGTCTTGATGATACAATTTTTAGTACGTGGACCAGTTACGGTGAAGTCATAAATGACGATCTTATAGCACCAGCAGGCAATGTACGCACCAATTTTGTTTCTTACACTTTTGCCAGCAACACAGGGTTTGCTGCTATTATCGGAGCTGAATTGGGCAATGCCTCAGATCCTATAGGCCCTGATAAAAAATACTATTATATTGATAAAAGTGACCAAGTTTCTATTGTCGCTGATAATGACCTTCTAAGTAAACAAACGAAAGACTATATTCCACATATCCTTTTAGGTGCACAATTTGTTCAAGGGTGGGGTGGTGTTTCAACGATAACTGTTTACGATTCCCATTATAAAAAATGGGCTAATAAAACGCGTTTAGATTTTAAAGTTAATGATGACATAAACGTATGGGTAACAGGGGGTTATAAAACTAATGTTGATTACTATACAGCAGATGAGCAAAATGTATTATCACGAGAAAATACAACAATTTACGCAGGCTGGGGTGGAAAATGGGCTGCATGGACTGGAGTAACCTACCAAATTACTCCAGAGGCGAAGCTCAATACTCAAATTTCTTACAGCGCTGTAAAAACTTTTTCAGCATCTGCCAATATTGTATACACATTAGTTCCAGGTTTCACTATTACACCTGAAGTGAGCTATATCGCGTGGAAAGATGACCGTACTTTCAAAGGTCAGCAAGACAGTGCACAGCGAAACTCTACCCCAAATTATACTCATGCTTTGAATGGAAAAAACGCTCTACAAACTATGATACGCCTTCAGCGTTCATTTTAA
- a CDS encoding DUF1561 family protein, translating to MKLRLLLFLFSLLLSLHTSFSAPIPAQVLQTPTDHPNDKIIGVKLHNGEQYCYAPIFTEGDGYVYIDKCNSPYVKKARHDLFQRVSWNIDGVWLCMTAPNSVTGLEGKSTADWGYLLLRPCVINNPNQRWIIKDRSFHTADGRFRVKDHKWYAYISKNEKDYYDHHLTFEMMAWTQTISPPGNLSSKTFVGWAYVTQYPPAFRFYYLRNNVSIESETPALLYYNPENGHIAQYYTAFGGFYCMVSQQSAGEDWNWVTWQPCTDTVPSSKNSAYWDLSQLNGTEGIILDYKGNVLRVARYGSHWGVPYTVSKSYIEKDTTHSPLSSFTLSRDIERWNRYVNGNLGETLTYCPAPGKKKNATQVSTAKTRTKRSLPSDFQLTEQWMKRLWDIARSNIPGSSPKISFCGVCMLHTMQMLAELQEDHISGPRQTGGYFFNTRPGVDPFISFRNRFPVLTERLEATISYNTVPWRANENVFTRTSRVSRAIALILLPRYDWRPSNLATTEDEIRSELRKLLRFPPGTLWYVVIIRSNRDRTSTVGHVQPILRTEEGLVIIPTNAANISWDEFRRAVTATRDVDPLISELSLGGTRTLYSLVTYQIAWRDEISLNFYISQRNCTGEGDHRRGNGQLPRASLLNQCGSGRCAIQ from the coding sequence ATGAAATTGAGGCTGTTGTTGTTCTTGTTTAGCCTCTTATTGTCTCTTCATACTTCTTTTTCCGCACCTATTCCTGCTCAAGTCCTGCAAACCCCTACGGACCATCCTAATGATAAGATTATCGGCGTTAAGCTCCATAATGGGGAACAGTACTGTTATGCTCCTATCTTTACAGAAGGGGACGGCTACGTTTATATCGATAAATGCAATTCTCCTTACGTTAAAAAAGCTCGCCATGACCTGTTTCAAAGAGTGTCTTGGAATATTGATGGTGTTTGGCTGTGCATGACCGCCCCTAATTCCGTTACAGGTCTTGAAGGAAAATCCACAGCTGACTGGGGATACCTTTTATTAAGACCCTGTGTGATCAATAATCCCAATCAACGCTGGATCATTAAAGACAGAAGCTTCCACACAGCCGATGGAAGATTTCGTGTTAAAGACCATAAATGGTATGCCTATATTTCAAAGAACGAGAAAGACTATTATGACCATCATTTAACTTTTGAAATGATGGCATGGACGCAAACGATTTCTCCTCCTGGAAATCTCAGTTCTAAGACATTTGTAGGATGGGCATATGTCACTCAATACCCTCCTGCGTTTCGTTTCTATTATCTTCGTAACAATGTATCTATAGAATCTGAAACTCCAGCTCTTCTTTATTACAATCCAGAAAATGGCCATATCGCGCAATATTACACCGCCTTTGGGGGTTTTTATTGTATGGTGTCACAACAATCGGCCGGAGAGGATTGGAATTGGGTTACATGGCAACCTTGCACGGATACTGTTCCTTCAAGTAAGAACTCTGCTTACTGGGATCTTTCTCAGTTAAACGGAACTGAAGGTATCATTTTGGATTATAAAGGCAATGTGTTAAGAGTTGCTCGCTATGGTTCTCATTGGGGAGTGCCTTACACAGTGAGTAAGAGTTATATTGAGAAAGATACCACCCACTCACCCCTATCGAGTTTTACCTTATCTAGGGATATTGAAAGATGGAACCGTTATGTGAATGGGAATTTAGGAGAGACACTGACTTATTGCCCTGCCCCTGGAAAAAAGAAAAACGCTACACAGGTTTCTACCGCTAAAACACGAACAAAACGGTCTTTACCTTCTGACTTTCAGCTTACTGAACAATGGATGAAAAGACTCTGGGATATTGCGAGAAGCAATATTCCTGGTTCCTCACCCAAAATTTCCTTTTGCGGAGTCTGTATGCTGCATACTATGCAAATGCTTGCTGAATTACAGGAAGATCATATAAGTGGACCTCGTCAAACTGGAGGATATTTCTTTAATACGCGTCCAGGTGTGGATCCATTTATCTCATTTCGCAATAGATTTCCTGTGCTTACAGAAAGACTTGAAGCAACAATTTCCTATAATACAGTACCTTGGCGTGCAAACGAAAATGTTTTTACAAGAACAAGTAGAGTAAGTCGTGCAATAGCATTAATACTGTTACCCAGATACGACTGGAGGCCTTCAAATCTTGCAACAACAGAAGATGAAATAAGAAGTGAACTTCGCAAGCTGTTGCGTTTTCCTCCTGGAACACTTTGGTATGTCGTAATTATCAGATCTAATAGAGATCGTACAAGTACAGTTGGTCATGTCCAACCTATTTTAAGGACAGAGGAAGGGCTCGTAATAATCCCTACAAATGCAGCTAATATAAGTTGGGACGAATTCAGGAGAGCTGTTACTGCAACAAGAGATGTAGATCCATTGATATCTGAACTCTCACTCGGGGGCACGCGAACACTTTATTCACTTGTGACATATCAAATAGCTTGGAGAGACGAAATTTCTCTGAATTTTTACATATCCCAGAGAAATTGCACCGGAGAAGGAGATCATAGAAGAGGCAATGGACAATTGCCAAGAGCTTCTCTCCTTAATCAGTGTGGTAGTGGTAGATGTGCTATCCAATGA
- a CDS encoding N-acetylmuramoyl-L-alanine amidase, which produces MYTIDYNKYRSVKGFNNRVRFLVMHYTAVNFEKSIASLTGADVSAHYLVPDPMEETYIASGFKGVHIFNLVDEDKRSWHAGVSSWAGRANLNDTAIGIETVSLATEKDGVFTFPPYNLNQIDAIKKLSLNILQRYPDITPTNVVGHSDISIGRKSDPGAAFPWKELYEAGIGAWYDEEVKNKYYHHFLREIKLPSKEEVITRLKRYGYDTSAADSDKGFKNLIRAFQLHFRQKNYDGVLDIETLAILYALLDKYFPR; this is translated from the coding sequence ATGTATACAATTGATTATAATAAGTATCGTTCTGTAAAAGGTTTTAACAATCGCGTTCGTTTTTTAGTTATGCATTACACTGCAGTTAACTTTGAGAAGTCGATCGCATCTCTTACGGGAGCTGATGTTAGTGCCCATTATCTTGTTCCTGATCCTATGGAGGAAACGTATATCGCATCTGGTTTTAAAGGTGTACATATTTTTAATTTAGTTGATGAAGACAAACGTTCATGGCATGCTGGTGTTAGTTCATGGGCTGGGCGTGCAAACTTAAATGACACTGCTATTGGGATTGAAACAGTCAGTTTAGCTACCGAAAAAGATGGGGTATTTACATTCCCACCTTATAATTTAAATCAAATTGATGCAATTAAAAAACTTTCATTAAATATTCTGCAACGTTATCCAGATATTACGCCAACCAATGTTGTCGGTCATAGTGATATTTCTATTGGAAGAAAAAGTGATCCAGGTGCGGCTTTTCCATGGAAAGAGCTTTATGAAGCCGGTATAGGGGCATGGTATGATGAGGAAGTGAAAAATAAATATTATCATCACTTCCTTAGGGAGATAAAGCTGCCCAGTAAAGAAGAGGTTATTACTCGACTTAAGCGATATGGGTATGATACTTCGGCTGCGGATAGTGATAAGGGCTTCAAGAATTTGATCCGAGCATTTCAGCTTCATTTTCGCCAAAAAAATTACGATGGGGTATTGGATATTGAAACATTAGCAATCCTATATGCGTTGCTAGATAAATATTTTCCAAGATAG
- a CDS encoding heme ABC transporter ATP-binding protein, with amino-acid sequence MIEATNICVQRGKTHIINHITLQAKSGALTVIIGPNGSGKSTFIKALSGEISYSGKITLNGYDVTQTKACKMATMRAILPQSTALAFPFLVHEVVRLGLSISQPGVTKTEFQNLPQQALEQVGLADYGDRYYHQLSGGEQARVQFARVLCQIWNPIYNQIPRWLILDEPIANLDVQHQLIVMNIAKNFAYRGGGVLAILHDLNLAAHYADKIILFKQGKIYCEGSVFHVLTTKNLRDVYHCPLSVSKLPKADIPFVLPQTASHW; translated from the coding sequence ATGATTGAAGCAACCAATATATGCGTTCAACGAGGAAAAACACACATTATCAACCATATTACTCTCCAAGCAAAAAGCGGAGCTCTCACTGTTATAATTGGTCCCAACGGATCCGGGAAAAGTACTTTTATCAAAGCACTTAGTGGAGAAATTTCCTATAGCGGAAAAATAACATTAAATGGTTACGACGTTACCCAAACAAAAGCTTGTAAAATGGCAACGATGCGTGCAATTTTACCACAATCAACGGCATTAGCATTTCCATTCTTAGTTCATGAAGTGGTAAGACTTGGTCTTTCTATAAGTCAACCTGGTGTCACAAAAACAGAATTTCAAAATCTTCCTCAACAAGCTTTAGAACAAGTTGGCCTAGCCGACTATGGCGATCGATACTATCACCAATTATCAGGTGGTGAACAAGCCAGAGTACAATTTGCTCGTGTACTTTGCCAAATATGGAACCCCATTTATAATCAAATCCCTCGTTGGCTAATATTAGATGAACCCATTGCCAACCTTGATGTTCAACATCAGCTTATTGTCATGAATATAGCCAAAAACTTTGCCTATCGTGGTGGGGGTGTTTTGGCTATTCTGCATGATCTCAATCTTGCTGCCCATTATGCAGATAAAATAATATTGTTTAAGCAAGGAAAAATTTATTGTGAAGGAAGCGTTTTTCATGTTTTAACAACAAAAAATTTGCGCGACGTTTATCATTGCCCACTAAGTGTTTCTAAACTGCCAAAGGCAGATATTCCCTTTGTGTTACCACAAACAGCATCACACTGGTGA
- a CDS encoding FecCD family ABC transporter permease — MTNNISMTRASEIKQNRKETRVNRGKIALFSLMLFLFFSIFLGLLSGASNVSFINLIHVLFTEDFSVSSKTRDYLVFIDIRLPRIILGLLVGAALAVSGVLMQGLFRNPLADPGIVGVSAGASLGAVLAIVVNISFPPLLAPFLESYQIIIGAFLGGLLSTIILYIIATHHSCTSIATMLLAGIALSSLNGAVVGTLIFIANDQQLRDITFWNLGSLVGGTWLKVGLILPFVWIGLIFSPFLSRALNALALGESVANHIGFNTQKIKNIAILLVALMCGGAVAVSGGIGFIGIVVPHILRLLIGPDHRYLIPCSAILGAALLIFADTFARFIVAPAELPIGIVTALFGAPFFLWILIYQRRINFHD; from the coding sequence ATGACAAATAATATCTCTATGACTCGTGCATCTGAAATAAAACAAAACAGAAAAGAAACACGTGTGAATCGAGGTAAAATTGCATTATTCAGTTTAATGCTGTTCCTTTTTTTTAGCATTTTTTTGGGGCTATTAAGTGGCGCATCAAATGTCTCTTTTATTAATCTCATTCATGTACTTTTTACAGAAGATTTTTCCGTAAGCAGTAAAACCCGTGATTATCTTGTGTTTATTGATATCAGATTACCCCGTATTATCCTAGGATTATTAGTTGGTGCGGCTTTAGCCGTTTCAGGTGTTCTCATGCAAGGGCTTTTCCGTAACCCTCTTGCAGATCCTGGAATTGTAGGCGTATCAGCAGGAGCAAGTCTTGGCGCTGTTTTAGCCATTGTTGTCAATATTTCTTTTCCTCCTTTATTAGCACCTTTTTTAGAATCTTATCAAATCATCATAGGTGCTTTTCTTGGTGGGTTATTATCAACAATCATTCTCTATATAATCGCAACGCATCATAGTTGTACTTCTATTGCAACGATGCTTCTTGCAGGTATTGCTCTTAGCTCTCTAAATGGTGCTGTTGTTGGAACTTTAATTTTTATCGCAAATGACCAACAATTGCGTGATATTACCTTTTGGAATCTTGGTTCTCTCGTAGGTGGAACATGGCTGAAAGTTGGATTGATCTTACCTTTCGTTTGGATTGGCCTTATTTTTTCTCCCTTTTTATCGCGCGCACTTAATGCTCTTGCTCTTGGTGAATCTGTTGCTAACCATATTGGTTTCAATACTCAAAAAATAAAAAATATCGCTATTTTACTTGTTGCACTTATGTGTGGTGGAGCAGTTGCCGTCAGTGGTGGCATTGGTTTTATCGGCATTGTTGTTCCACATATTTTGCGTTTACTGATTGGTCCTGATCATCGCTATCTTATTCCTTGCTCTGCTATTTTAGGAGCAGCATTACTTATTTTTGCTGATACCTTTGCGCGCTTTATTGTTGCCCCTGCAGAATTACCAATCGGTATCGTTACAGCGCTCTTTGGTGCACCTTTTTTTCTTTGGATCCTTATATACCAACGGAGAATAAATTTTCATGATTGA
- a CDS encoding heme/hemin ABC transporter substrate-binding protein — protein MCTPFLRRLSSLFLICMLCSFICLTKKVIADPTTNFPKNAHIISIGGALTETIYALGAQNQLIARDSTSTYPKEALTLPELGYMRALSPEGLLSLDPEGILLVEGSGPPSTIDILKKTSIPILIVPENFSRESIIEKIRLVGKALHRETQAAALIEKINHKFMENDALLAKVTKPKRVLFIFSIQNGRAMVSGTHTAADAMIKLSGAINAVSDYRGYKLLNNEELLKSNPDFILLTNHTENLIKIDKILSMPAIKATPAAQNHAIKQVDTMYFLGFGPRTADASKELIDMLYSTDNPAKADKK, from the coding sequence ATGTGCACACCTTTTTTGCGTAGACTATCAAGCCTTTTTCTTATTTGCATGCTATGCTCTTTTATCTGTCTTACTAAGAAAGTGATCGCTGACCCCACAACCAATTTTCCTAAAAATGCGCACATTATTTCTATTGGTGGTGCCCTTACAGAAACCATCTATGCATTAGGAGCCCAAAATCAGCTTATTGCCCGCGACAGCACAAGCACATATCCAAAAGAAGCACTAACACTTCCTGAGCTTGGATACATGCGAGCTCTTTCACCTGAAGGTCTTTTATCACTTGACCCAGAAGGTATATTACTCGTCGAAGGAAGTGGCCCTCCTTCAACAATTGATATTCTCAAAAAAACATCAATACCTATACTGATTGTACCAGAAAATTTCTCTCGTGAAAGTATAATAGAAAAAATTCGTCTTGTTGGGAAAGCTCTTCATCGAGAAACGCAAGCAGCTGCATTGATTGAAAAAATAAATCACAAATTTATGGAAAATGATGCACTTTTGGCAAAAGTGACTAAACCAAAACGTGTTCTTTTCATTTTCTCAATACAAAATGGGCGTGCCATGGTCTCTGGAACACATACAGCTGCTGACGCTATGATAAAACTTTCAGGGGCTATAAATGCCGTCTCTGATTATAGAGGATATAAGCTTTTAAACAATGAAGAATTATTAAAATCAAATCCTGACTTTATTTTGCTCACAAACCATACTGAGAATTTAATTAAAATTGATAAAATTTTATCAATGCCAGCAATTAAAGCAACACCCGCTGCACAAAATCATGCTATCAAACAAGTAGACACTATGTATTTTTTAGGTTTTGGTCCGCGTACTGCAGACGCATCAAAAGAACTCATTGATATGCTTTATAGCACAGATAACCCAGCAAAAGCTGATAAAAAATGA
- a CDS encoding hemin-degrading factor, whose product MSYTAEMIIRLREEKKEVRNRDFATSIGISEAELVAAYCTVGKAKRLQADVTTFLEHVPKIGIVMALTRNDNAVHEITGCFEKIVQGEHVLLTLGEIDLRIFPKKWKFCFEYEMVISGNPRKSLQFFDQHGIAIFKSYCKDATNMEEWSLLVEKLLHTDQSPTLDVLPAPTPIQNDITELDVEKFRNRWQKMTDVHQLHAILSEFKISRHDAVKHAGDEFVDELNIESVEIMLNEAAQQELPIMCFVGNEGCIQIFTGKVKNIKKMGPWLNILDQNFQMHLLTSEIDKVWHVRKPTKDGYVSSLEVFDKNGEMVIQFFGLRKEGQKEREDWRFLLNNLPKYQEMAAT is encoded by the coding sequence ATGTCTTATACAGCTGAAATGATTATTCGCCTGCGTGAAGAAAAAAAAGAGGTGCGTAATCGTGATTTTGCCACTTCAATTGGTATATCTGAAGCAGAGCTAGTTGCTGCTTATTGCACAGTCGGAAAAGCAAAAAGATTACAAGCTGATGTTACTACTTTTCTTGAACATGTTCCTAAAATTGGAATAGTCATGGCGTTAACACGTAATGACAATGCTGTTCATGAAATAACAGGGTGCTTTGAAAAAATTGTTCAAGGTGAACATGTTCTTCTAACGCTTGGTGAGATTGACTTGCGTATTTTCCCCAAAAAATGGAAATTTTGTTTTGAATATGAAATGGTTATTTCCGGGAACCCTAGGAAAAGCCTACAATTTTTTGATCAACACGGTATCGCTATTTTCAAATCATATTGCAAAGATGCAACAAATATGGAGGAATGGAGTTTACTTGTTGAAAAATTGCTCCATACAGACCAATCCCCCACCCTTGATGTTCTTCCTGCTCCTACGCCAATCCAAAATGACATAACAGAGCTGGATGTTGAAAAATTTCGTAATCGTTGGCAAAAAATGACTGATGTTCATCAGCTTCATGCTATTCTTTCTGAATTTAAAATAAGTAGACATGATGCTGTAAAACACGCTGGGGATGAATTTGTTGATGAATTAAATATAGAATCCGTTGAAATCATGCTGAACGAAGCAGCACAACAAGAGTTACCAATTATGTGTTTTGTTGGCAATGAAGGATGTATTCAAATTTTCACTGGAAAAGTGAAAAATATTAAAAAAATGGGGCCTTGGCTCAATATTCTCGATCAAAACTTCCAAATGCATCTACTTACCTCAGAAATCGATAAAGTATGGCATGTTCGCAAACCCACTAAAGATGGTTACGTCAGTTCACTTGAAGTTTTTGATAAAAATGGTGAGATGGTTATTCAATTTTTTGGCTTACGAAAAGAAGGCCAAAAAGAACGTGAAGATTGGCGCTTTTTATTGAATAATCTGCCTAAGTACCAAGAAATGGCAGCTACTTAA